One Tamlana carrageenivorans genomic region harbors:
- a CDS encoding ISAon1 family transposase N-terminal region protein: protein MSSDSLLAIANLLLPEILMKYFDLDKHEIKGEALHFYFTELNTIPEEFNGTKLHSKGFFSEATVQDFPIRGKNVYLHIKRRRWLNKQTNEVVHRDWNLVAQGTRMTAEFADFLKEISPY, encoded by the coding sequence ATGTCATCAGATTCATTATTAGCCATAGCCAATTTATTACTTCCAGAAATACTTATGAAGTATTTTGATTTGGACAAGCACGAAATTAAAGGAGAAGCACTACATTTTTATTTTACAGAACTAAACACGATTCCCGAAGAATTTAATGGAACTAAACTTCATTCCAAAGGCTTCTTTTCTGAGGCTACCGTTCAAGACTTCCCTATACGAGGTAAAAATGTTTACCTTCATATAAAACGCCGCAGATGGCTGAATAAGCAAACCAATGAAGTGGTTCATAGAGATTGGAATTTAGTAGCACAGGGAACACGGATGACCGCCGAGTTTGCTGATTTTTTAAAAGAAATTAGTCCATACTAA
- a CDS encoding ISAon1 family transposase, whose amino-acid sequence MQRQYKDHLSDFKSWDQKAHAKDWLLYPENLGSYLSLDETAFCNGELYTILTNKDAKGKKGSIVAIVKGTKAETVIKILHEIPLKQRNKVKEVTLDMAGNMGLIVKKSFPNACLVIDRFHVQKLALDALQEIRIKHRWEAIDFENDAIEDARSKSLKYTPEILPNGDTLKQLLARGRYLHYKPSNKWTENQAKRSVMLFKHYPDIEKAYKLCQNLSWIFNNTQDKTSALTRLAKWDEKVRQAVFKSFNTISRTMSVHYQNILNYFDNRSTNASAEAFNAKIKAFLEGL is encoded by the coding sequence CTGCAACGCCAGTACAAAGATCACTTAAGTGATTTTAAATCTTGGGATCAAAAAGCCCATGCAAAAGATTGGCTATTGTACCCTGAGAATCTAGGAAGCTACCTATCGCTTGACGAAACCGCTTTTTGCAATGGCGAACTCTACACCATCTTAACCAATAAAGATGCCAAAGGAAAGAAAGGCTCTATAGTAGCTATAGTTAAAGGAACTAAAGCTGAAACAGTGATAAAAATACTTCATGAAATTCCTTTAAAACAAAGAAATAAAGTTAAAGAAGTGACTCTGGATATGGCAGGAAACATGGGACTCATTGTTAAAAAATCATTCCCCAATGCCTGCTTAGTTATAGACCGTTTTCATGTGCAGAAATTAGCATTGGACGCTTTGCAAGAAATAAGAATAAAACACAGGTGGGAAGCCATCGATTTTGAAAATGATGCCATAGAAGACGCTAGAAGTAAATCTTTAAAATACACACCTGAAATACTTCCAAACGGAGATACATTAAAACAACTACTGGCAAGAGGAAGATATTTACACTATAAGCCAAGCAACAAGTGGACTGAAAACCAAGCTAAAAGATCAGTGATGCTATTTAAACACTATCCTGATATAGAAAAAGCATACAAACTATGCCAGAACTTATCTTGGATTTTTAACAATACTCAGGATAAAACTTCCGCACTAACACGATTAGCTAAATGGGATGAAAAAGTTAGACAAGCAGTCTTTAAAAGCTTTAATACTATATCCAGAACCATGTCTGTTCACTATCAAAACATTCTAAACTATTTTGATAATAGAAGTACCAACGCTTCAGCAGAAGCTTTCAATGCTAAAATTAAGGCTTTTTTAGAGGGACTGTAA
- the istB gene encoding IS21-like element helper ATPase IstB, whose product MNTNHTIEKLRKMRLTAMAELHHNHLSDNRIEGLTPDQYLALLTDHQWEDLQNRKIKRLTTQAAFKQGATLTDINYLHNRSLDRNMFERLATLDFVQKKENLIITGSSGVGKSYIAQALGHQACMMNKRTLYTNTARLMKRLKLSKVDGTYLKELAKLLKVDLLILDDFGLQSFDNQDREALMDIIDERHDKKATIVASQIPVSAWYDIIGESTIADAILDRIVNSSHRINLTGESLRKGKLKEQY is encoded by the coding sequence ATGAATACAAATCACACCATCGAAAAACTCAGAAAAATGAGATTAACAGCTATGGCTGAACTCCATCACAACCACCTTAGTGATAACCGAATAGAGGGTCTTACGCCAGATCAATATCTAGCATTGCTTACCGATCACCAATGGGAAGACCTTCAGAATAGAAAGATAAAAAGGCTTACAACGCAAGCAGCCTTTAAGCAGGGAGCTACACTTACAGATATTAATTACCTGCACAACAGAAGCTTGGACAGAAATATGTTCGAGCGTTTGGCTACTCTAGATTTTGTACAAAAAAAGGAAAACTTGATTATCACAGGATCCTCTGGAGTGGGTAAAAGTTATATAGCTCAGGCATTGGGACATCAAGCTTGTATGATGAATAAAAGAACCCTATACACAAATACTGCTAGACTGATGAAACGATTAAAACTAAGTAAAGTAGATGGCACTTACCTTAAAGAACTTGCAAAACTATTAAAAGTAGATCTGCTTATCCTTGATGATTTTGGTTTACAGAGCTTCGACAATCAGGACAGAGAGGCGCTTATGGACATAATCGATGAAAGACATGATAAAAAAGCAACGATTGTAGCTTCACAAATACCTGTATCCGCTTGGTACGATATTATCGGCGAAAGCACTATCGCTGATGCGATACTAGATCGTATTGTAAATTCATCGCATAGGATAAACCTTACTGGAGAATCCTTGAGAAAAGGTAAGTTGAAAGAACAGTATTAA
- the istA gene encoding IS21 family transposase — protein MANTLDPMDLKQIINLKQDGYSNRQIGATLGISRNTINSYIHLFKGSGYSFKELLKLDNHTLEKLFTSHTTINNKRYDELMLYFESINKARNHPGFTFLYHYTEYSQKVKDPYSYTQFMEHYHRKYAKIKGSMKLEHEAGKEMFVDFAGKKLQIVDKITGEILPVEVFVAMLPNSQYTYVEACMSQKREDFISCCENALHFYGGVPKAIVSDNLKSVVTRSSRYEAQVNRSFKDFARHYNCVVNPTRSYSPQDKALVENAVHLAYQRIYYPLREMTFFSLADLNKEIKLLLECYNNLLFQRKEASRLELFQSVEREYLKPLSSTRYEIKEYRRAKVQKIGYIYFSPDKTYYSVPYRYIGKETTLHYTKGMVEVYYNQQRIAIHQRSGSKGAYITNKDHLSSSHKQYSQWSPQYFKNKAAVHGSYVAACVERIIAALDYPETGYKRAMGVIQLHKSYGSQRLDNACKRAIQADAVSYNRITNILKNNLDQSSLFLQEETDRGSHIPKHANIRGASNYK, from the coding sequence ATGGCCAACACACTTGATCCAATGGACCTAAAACAAATTATCAACTTAAAACAAGATGGTTATAGTAACCGTCAAATTGGAGCCACACTTGGCATTTCCCGCAACACTATAAATAGCTATATACACCTATTTAAAGGTAGTGGTTATAGTTTTAAGGAGTTATTAAAGCTAGACAACCACACCCTAGAAAAGCTCTTTACATCTCATACAACCATAAATAACAAACGCTATGATGAATTGATGCTTTATTTTGAAAGTATTAATAAGGCTCGGAACCACCCAGGATTTACTTTTTTGTACCACTACACAGAATATAGTCAAAAGGTTAAAGACCCTTATAGTTACACTCAATTCATGGAGCATTACCATCGTAAATATGCCAAGATCAAGGGATCTATGAAACTTGAACACGAGGCAGGGAAAGAGATGTTCGTGGACTTTGCTGGAAAAAAACTTCAGATAGTAGACAAAATCACAGGCGAGATACTTCCAGTAGAGGTCTTTGTTGCCATGCTCCCTAACAGTCAGTATACCTATGTTGAGGCTTGTATGAGCCAAAAGCGTGAAGATTTTATAAGTTGTTGCGAAAACGCCCTTCATTTCTACGGGGGAGTACCCAAGGCCATCGTATCAGACAATCTAAAATCAGTCGTTACCAGATCTAGTAGATACGAAGCTCAGGTTAACCGTAGTTTTAAAGACTTTGCCCGCCATTACAACTGCGTGGTCAATCCAACGCGTAGTTACTCCCCTCAAGATAAAGCGCTGGTGGAAAACGCGGTGCATCTAGCTTATCAACGGATTTATTATCCCCTTCGGGAAATGACCTTTTTTTCTTTAGCAGATCTAAACAAAGAGATAAAACTTCTGCTAGAGTGCTACAACAACCTATTATTCCAACGCAAAGAAGCTAGTCGTCTGGAGCTCTTCCAAAGCGTCGAACGAGAGTATCTAAAACCCTTAAGCAGTACACGCTACGAGATAAAAGAATATAGAAGAGCTAAGGTTCAGAAAATAGGCTATATCTATTTTTCACCAGATAAGACTTACTACAGCGTTCCATATCGTTACATTGGCAAGGAAACCACGCTACACTATACCAAAGGCATGGTAGAGGTGTATTATAATCAACAGCGCATAGCTATACACCAACGTAGCGGTTCCAAAGGCGCATACATAACCAACAAGGATCACCTTAGTAGTTCTCATAAACAATACAGCCAGTGGAGTCCGCAATACTTTAAGAACAAGGCAGCTGTCCATGGTAGTTATGTTGCAGCATGTGTCGAGCGGATTATTGCTGCGTTGGATTATCCTGAAACAGGGTATAAAAGAGCTATGGGCGTTATACAACTCCATAAGTCTTATGGCTCCCAAAGGTTAGATAATGCTTGCAAAAGAGCCATACAGGCTGATGCTGTAAGCTACAACAGGATAACCAACATACTGAAGAATAATCTAGATCAAAGCTCCTTATTCCTACAAGAAGAAACAGACCGAGGTTCTCATATCCCCAAGCATGCGAACATCCGTGGGGCATCCAATTATAAGTAA
- a CDS encoding FUSC family protein, translating into MIKNLLRYFKSIHFTKAFLVAFAMAIPVFISIYFYDRLDIGFSMALGAILCAPSDVAGSLKHKFYGILASIILTFITTFLVGYFSAYFYMLIPVLIVLVFAISYISVFGFRASLVSLSGLLSLVLAFAQHSSETSNFEHSLFIALGGFWFLFLTILMQIMFPKVEVDSMFVQLLEKTSAFIKIRGKLLEESHNRTTLFEEIFKLQTEINELHETIRELIFEKRLSSGFSNRTRRQQLFFAKIMEIYELAISNTIDYDKLDGLFEKHSEIINEFRNLIFEISNRLDHISKVIVKAEKLNFHTNFKILLYNIENHINEYKFSVGLPKSREGTIFLLNYKAYQDKQISNLNDMARILNNYSKNDKIRGIKDAEQFITPQDYDFKKLKANFSFKSPIFRHSIRLTLTMLIGFIIGHVIEMQQPYWILLTIVVIMRPSYSLTKERTKHRVVGTLIGAAVGVGIVILTQNTIVYGIIAALSLIIGFSLVKQNYRNGAAFITLYVIFMYALITPNIITVIKFRVIDTLIGSTLAYMANYFFWPAWEAKNIKEFFANSIEALSEFLKEVDKLYHKKGEAPTTYSLARKEAFIQIGNLNAAYQRLVQEPKSKQKDSATVYELTNILNTFLSSLSSLGMYIRTNETGDAQKHFEIYVKHILFHLKKSMAILNNEDSKKSLESQELDRATRSYENYFQDLILERDKEIEEGLPITETMRSQLHETQLVSDQVKWLFNLSENLVKKVKGLKN; encoded by the coding sequence ATGATTAAAAATTTACTTCGATATTTTAAGAGCATCCATTTTACAAAAGCCTTTTTAGTCGCTTTTGCTATGGCCATCCCTGTTTTTATTTCTATATATTTTTACGATAGATTAGACATAGGCTTCAGTATGGCCCTAGGAGCTATTTTATGTGCCCCATCTGATGTGGCCGGAAGTTTAAAACATAAATTTTATGGCATACTAGCCTCTATTATATTAACTTTCATAACAACGTTTTTAGTAGGCTATTTTAGCGCCTACTTTTATATGCTCATACCAGTACTCATTGTTCTTGTTTTTGCTATTTCTTATATCTCTGTATTCGGATTTAGAGCTTCGTTAGTATCGTTATCTGGATTATTATCCTTGGTATTAGCTTTTGCACAGCATAGTTCAGAAACCTCAAATTTCGAACATTCTTTATTCATAGCCTTAGGTGGGTTTTGGTTCTTATTCCTAACCATTTTAATGCAAATCATGTTTCCGAAAGTGGAAGTAGACTCCATGTTTGTTCAGTTACTCGAAAAAACGTCGGCCTTTATTAAAATACGAGGAAAACTACTAGAGGAAAGTCATAATAGAACAACACTTTTTGAAGAAATATTCAAACTACAAACCGAAATTAACGAGCTTCATGAAACTATTAGAGAACTAATCTTTGAAAAAAGATTAAGTTCGGGGTTTAGTAATAGAACGCGTAGACAGCAACTTTTTTTTGCTAAAATCATGGAAATCTACGAATTGGCCATTTCCAATACCATTGATTATGATAAGCTAGATGGTTTGTTCGAGAAGCATTCAGAAATTATAAATGAATTTAGAAATCTAATCTTTGAGATTTCAAACCGATTAGATCATATATCTAAAGTGATAGTAAAGGCAGAGAAACTTAACTTTCACACCAATTTCAAAATATTATTATACAATATAGAAAATCATATTAATGAATATAAATTTAGCGTAGGATTACCAAAATCTAGGGAAGGTACTATATTTTTATTGAATTACAAGGCATATCAAGATAAGCAAATAAGCAATCTTAATGATATGGCAAGGATATTAAACAACTATTCCAAAAACGATAAAATTAGAGGTATAAAAGATGCCGAACAATTTATTACGCCACAAGATTACGACTTTAAAAAGTTAAAGGCCAATTTCAGCTTTAAATCTCCAATTTTCAGACATTCGATTCGATTAACATTAACCATGTTAATTGGATTTATTATAGGGCATGTTATTGAAATGCAACAACCTTATTGGATTTTACTCACGATTGTAGTAATTATGCGACCGAGTTATAGTTTAACTAAAGAACGGACAAAGCACCGCGTGGTGGGCACACTAATTGGAGCTGCAGTAGGTGTAGGTATTGTTATTCTTACCCAAAATACTATTGTTTATGGTATTATTGCCGCCTTATCATTAATTATAGGTTTTTCGCTGGTAAAGCAAAATTATAGAAATGGGGCAGCTTTCATTACGCTCTATGTGATATTCATGTATGCGTTAATTACACCCAATATAATAACAGTAATAAAGTTTAGGGTAATTGACACCCTAATAGGATCAACATTAGCCTACATGGCGAATTACTTTTTTTGGCCAGCCTGGGAAGCCAAAAACATCAAGGAATTCTTTGCCAACAGCATTGAAGCATTATCAGAATTTTTAAAAGAAGTAGATAAACTGTATCATAAAAAAGGAGAAGCCCCAACAACATATAGTCTAGCCAGAAAGGAAGCTTTTATACAAATAGGTAACCTCAATGCTGCATACCAGCGGTTGGTACAAGAACCTAAATCGAAACAAAAGGATAGTGCCACTGTTTATGAATTAACGAACATTTTAAATACCTTCTTATCATCGCTTTCTTCATTAGGTATGTATATAAGAACAAATGAAACAGGTGACGCTCAAAAGCACTTTGAAATTTATGTGAAGCACATTTTATTTCATTTAAAAAAATCTATGGCGATTTTAAACAATGAAGATTCAAAAAAGAGCTTGGAAAGTCAGGAACTAGATCGTGCAACGCGTAGTTACGAAAATTATTTTCAAGATTTAATCTTAGAGCGCGATAAAGAAATAGAAGAAGGCCTTCCTATCACAGAAACTATGCGATCACAATTACACGAAACGCAATTAGTTTCCGATCAAGTAAAGTGGTTATTTAACCTTTCGGAAAACCTAGTTAAGAAAGTTAAAGGACTGAAAAATTAA
- the aqpZ gene encoding aquaporin Z — translation MKKLFAEFFGTFWLVFGGCGSAIFAAAFPELGIGFAGVALAFGLTVLTMAYAVGHISGGHFNPAVSFGLWAGGKFDAKDLFGYIIAQVLGGIVAAGALFIIVTGKSDFETIGGFASNGYGSLSPGGYSMMSGFIAEFLLTMFFLLIILGSTNERAPKGFAPIAIGLGLTLIHLISIPITNTSVNPARSTSQALFAGGAYISQLWLFWLAPIAGALVAGFVHKALFDKE, via the coding sequence ATGAAAAAATTATTTGCAGAGTTTTTTGGAACTTTTTGGCTTGTTTTTGGAGGTTGTGGGAGTGCTATATTTGCTGCTGCCTTTCCAGAGCTTGGTATTGGTTTTGCTGGCGTAGCCCTAGCTTTCGGATTAACAGTTTTAACAATGGCCTATGCTGTAGGTCATATTTCTGGCGGACATTTTAATCCAGCGGTGTCCTTCGGTTTATGGGCTGGAGGGAAATTTGATGCTAAAGACTTGTTTGGCTATATTATAGCTCAAGTGCTAGGCGGTATTGTGGCGGCAGGAGCATTATTTATTATTGTAACTGGGAAATCTGATTTTGAAACTATTGGAGGGTTTGCTTCAAACGGCTACGGAAGTCTGTCACCTGGAGGCTATTCAATGATGTCTGGATTTATAGCTGAATTTCTTTTAACCATGTTCTTCCTTCTTATTATTTTAGGTAGCACAAACGAAAGAGCGCCTAAAGGCTTTGCTCCAATAGCTATTGGTTTAGGACTAACTTTAATACATTTAATAAGTATTCCCATAACGAATACGTCTGTTAATCCCGCCAGATCTACAAGTCAGGCTTTATTTGCAGGCGGAGCGTACATCTCCCAATTATGGTTGTTTTGGTTAGCGCCAATAGCCGGAGCGCTTGTAGCGGGCTTTGTGCATAAAGCTTTGTTTGATAAAGAATAA
- a CDS encoding anti-sigma factor, whose amino-acid sequence MNEKVQAFLNSGLLDKYLLGDTSSEETKQVESYISRYPEVQNTYNTLQFNLEVVAKSQAIEAPKHILDSVLDELDEKPVIALKPPKNYKKWYKFSVAASIAALIFAGTSFIFYSQNQKLSEENQVVVEEIFDLRSDIDKHNEMLDSMMRQLLKLNNPETEKYIISGNERAKDLKTVAYINAKEKTSMIDVVSLPQLPEEQCYQIWAELQGKMVNLGILDKADRKLRNIPYMEDVQGLSITIEPKGGNNVASKENSVAEISLH is encoded by the coding sequence ATGAATGAGAAAGTACAAGCTTTTTTAAATTCTGGCCTGCTAGACAAATATCTATTAGGAGACACTTCTTCTGAGGAAACAAAACAAGTAGAATCCTATATTTCTAGATATCCAGAAGTACAGAATACCTACAACACCTTACAGTTTAATCTAGAGGTTGTTGCTAAAAGCCAAGCCATTGAAGCGCCTAAGCATATTTTGGATTCTGTTTTAGATGAATTAGACGAGAAACCTGTAATAGCATTAAAGCCACCTAAAAATTATAAAAAATGGTACAAATTTAGTGTAGCAGCTAGTATTGCCGCGTTAATTTTTGCTGGAACCTCTTTTATATTTTACAGCCAAAACCAGAAGCTTTCTGAAGAAAATCAAGTTGTTGTTGAAGAAATTTTTGATTTACGTAGTGATATCGATAAACACAACGAGATGCTAGATAGCATGATGAGGCAGCTTTTAAAACTCAACAACCCAGAAACCGAAAAGTACATTATTTCTGGAAATGAGCGTGCTAAAGACCTCAAAACCGTTGCTTATATTAATGCCAAGGAAAAAACATCCATGATTGATGTCGTTTCTCTACCACAATTACCTGAAGAACAATGCTATCAAATTTGGGCAGAATTACAAGGTAAAATGGTAAACTTAGGTATTTTAGATAAAGCAGACAGAAAATTAAGAAACATCCCATACATGGAAGATGTTCAAGGTTTAAGTATTACTATTGAACCTAAAGGAGGCAATAATGTAGCCTCTAAAGAAAACTCCGTTGCAGAAATTAGTTTACACTAA
- a CDS encoding RNA polymerase sigma factor has product MITAIEKEIINLLKKEDKRAISLLYDNYADALFGVIRKVITDEDMAQDVLQETIVKVWRYAKKYDATKAKLFTWLYRIAYNTAIDKVRSLKNKTNNEVQMETSTVYKVTSNELNQDVLDIKKHLSTLDEKYQIVINALFFEGMTQQEASEELDIPLGTIKSRLKIGLRELKKIYGP; this is encoded by the coding sequence TTGATTACAGCAATAGAAAAAGAAATAATCAATCTTCTTAAAAAAGAAGACAAAAGAGCCATAAGTTTACTCTATGACAACTATGCCGATGCCTTATTTGGAGTTATCCGAAAAGTGATTACCGACGAAGACATGGCGCAAGATGTGCTTCAGGAAACAATTGTGAAAGTTTGGCGGTACGCTAAAAAATACGATGCTACCAAAGCAAAGTTATTTACTTGGCTATACAGAATAGCGTATAACACTGCTATTGACAAAGTTAGATCACTAAAAAATAAAACAAATAATGAAGTCCAGATGGAAACTTCAACCGTATATAAGGTAACATCCAATGAACTGAATCAGGATGTTTTAGATATCAAAAAACATCTAAGTACTTTAGATGAAAAATATCAAATAGTGATTAACGCCCTCTTTTTTGAAGGTATGACGCAGCAAGAAGCTAGCGAAGAATTAGATATTCCATTAGGAACAATAAAATCAAGATTAAAAATTGGATTGCGTGAATTGAAAAAAATTTACGGTCCGTAA
- the murB gene encoding UDP-N-acetylmuramate dehydrogenase, whose translation MQIEQNTSLKPYNTFGIDVKAKHFVSVHSIQDLKEVLSLENHPNKLILGGGSNMLLTQDFNGLVIKVELKGIEVLLEDSDFVTVKVQGGEVWHDLVLWSIKNDYGGLENLSLIPGNVGTAPIQNIGAYGVELKDSFESCEAISVETQELHTFSKEDCRFGYRNSIFKQEAKGKFIITSVNFKLTKRNHKLHIQYGAIASELEKEGIKTPSIQAISKAVISIRESKLPNPKEIGNCGSFFKNPIILKSQYQTLLENFEDIPSYPVSDDEVKVPAGWLIEKAGFKGKTFGNYGVHKNQALVLVNYGGAKGDEVLNLSKLIQKTVNRIFNISIEAEVNIL comes from the coding sequence GTGCAAATCGAACAAAATACTTCTTTAAAACCTTACAATACTTTTGGCATCGACGTTAAAGCTAAACATTTTGTATCTGTTCATTCTATTCAAGACCTTAAAGAGGTATTATCTCTTGAAAACCACCCCAACAAACTCATTTTAGGCGGCGGAAGTAATATGCTCCTTACCCAAGATTTTAATGGACTAGTAATCAAGGTCGAATTAAAGGGGATTGAAGTTCTTTTAGAAGATTCAGACTTCGTTACGGTTAAAGTTCAGGGGGGAGAAGTTTGGCACGACTTAGTCCTTTGGAGTATTAAAAACGACTATGGCGGACTTGAGAATTTATCTTTAATCCCCGGCAATGTTGGTACAGCGCCTATTCAAAATATTGGGGCCTATGGTGTTGAGCTAAAAGACAGCTTTGAGTCTTGTGAGGCCATTTCCGTAGAAACACAAGAACTGCATACCTTCAGCAAGGAAGATTGTCGTTTTGGATATAGAAATTCTATCTTTAAACAAGAAGCTAAAGGTAAATTTATTATTACAAGCGTTAATTTTAAATTAACAAAACGAAACCATAAACTACATATACAGTATGGAGCAATAGCCTCCGAGCTCGAAAAAGAAGGCATTAAAACACCGAGCATCCAAGCTATTTCAAAAGCCGTCATCAGTATTAGAGAAAGCAAACTCCCTAATCCTAAGGAAATTGGAAACTGTGGTAGTTTTTTTAAAAACCCTATCATCTTAAAATCGCAATATCAAACACTCTTAGAAAATTTTGAGGACATCCCATCCTACCCTGTTTCAGATGATGAAGTTAAAGTACCAGCGGGATGGCTCATTGAAAAAGCTGGTTTTAAAGGAAAAACCTTTGGTAATTATGGCGTACATAAAAATCAAGCCTTGGTTCTAGTAAATTATGGCGGCGCTAAAGGGGATGAAGTATTAAATCTGTCTAAATTAATTCAAAAAACGGTAAATCGTATTTTTAACATCAGTATTGAGGCCGAAGTAAATATCTTATAA
- a CDS encoding pyridoxal phosphate-dependent aminotransferase, whose product MPTISKKGHQMPASPIRKLVPYAEQAVKNGKHIYYLNIGQPDIKTPEVALNAVKQNDIDILSYSRSEGSEEYRVKLANYYKNHDIPITHEDIIVTTGASEALLFLFSSIMDPDDEVIISEPFYANYIAFSTASGVKVVPAICNIDDNFALPSVETFEKLISPKTKAILICNPGNPTGSLYSKEEIQQLANLAIKHDLFLVADEVYREFIYDGDTHYSIMQVENLKEHAVMIDSVSKRYSMCGARIGCLVSKNKLVMQTVLKFAQARLSPPTYAQIASEAALDTPQSYFDEVIHEYVERRNILISELQKIEGIKVAKPKGAFYCIVELPIKNSDHFAQWLLEKFDINGETIMVAPANGFYSTPHVGLNQIRIAYVLNKESLIKAVHILKEALKIYKD is encoded by the coding sequence ATGCCAACCATATCTAAAAAAGGCCACCAAATGCCTGCTTCTCCTATTAGAAAACTTGTTCCTTATGCTGAACAGGCAGTTAAAAACGGGAAGCATATTTACTACTTAAACATAGGACAACCCGATATAAAAACGCCTGAAGTCGCCCTTAATGCAGTAAAGCAAAATGATATAGATATATTATCGTATTCCAGATCTGAAGGCTCTGAGGAATATCGTGTTAAACTCGCTAATTATTATAAAAACCATGATATTCCAATAACTCATGAAGATATCATTGTAACCACTGGAGCTAGTGAAGCCTTACTTTTTTTGTTTAGCAGTATTATGGATCCTGATGATGAAGTTATCATCTCAGAGCCCTTTTATGCCAATTATATTGCCTTTTCAACCGCTAGTGGTGTTAAAGTGGTACCTGCCATTTGTAATATTGATGATAATTTTGCATTACCATCTGTAGAAACATTTGAAAAATTAATTTCGCCAAAAACAAAAGCGATACTTATATGTAACCCTGGCAACCCTACAGGATCTTTATACTCAAAAGAGGAGATACAACAACTTGCCAACTTAGCCATTAAACACGATTTATTTTTAGTTGCTGATGAAGTTTACAGGGAGTTTATTTATGATGGAGACACCCATTACTCTATCATGCAAGTTGAGAATTTGAAGGAACATGCTGTAATGATCGATTCTGTATCAAAACGTTACAGTATGTGTGGTGCTCGTATTGGCTGCCTTGTTTCAAAAAACAAACTGGTGATGCAAACAGTGCTTAAATTTGCACAAGCCAGATTAAGTCCGCCAACCTATGCCCAAATTGCTAGTGAAGCGGCTCTGGATACCCCTCAAAGTTATTTTGATGAAGTGATTCACGAATACGTAGAAAGAAGAAATATACTCATTTCAGAACTACAGAAAATTGAAGGAATTAAAGTAGCGAAACCTAAAGGTGCCTTTTATTGTATTGTTGAGTTACCGATTAAAAATTCTGATCATTTTGCTCAATGGTTGTTAGAAAAATTTGATATTAATGGCGAAACCATTATGGTTGCTCCCGCAAACGGATTTTACTCAACGCCACATGTTGGTTTAAACCAAATTAGAATTGCCTACGTACTTAACAAAGAAAGCTTAATAAAAGCTGTACATATATTAAAAGAAGCCTTAAAAATCTATAAAGACTAA
- a CDS encoding DUF1573 domain-containing protein, with protein MKSLFTILFIGLISLSVQAQAKISFESDTIDYGTIEKGADGVRVFKFTNTGNEPLIISKVSSSCGCTIPKKPKDPILPGKTGEIEVKYDTNRVNPIRKTITVISNAETPTVALKIKGLVVEKSSVLDKKNKSVMQ; from the coding sequence ATGAAATCTCTATTTACAATTTTATTTATCGGATTAATAAGTTTGTCGGTTCAGGCTCAGGCTAAAATTAGCTTTGAATCAGACACTATAGATTATGGAACCATTGAAAAAGGTGCAGATGGTGTACGCGTTTTCAAGTTTACAAATACAGGTAATGAACCTCTTATTATCTCTAAAGTATCTTCAAGCTGTGGATGTACCATTCCTAAAAAACCAAAAGACCCTATTTTACCTGGAAAAACAGGGGAAATTGAGGTAAAATATGACACCAATCGCGTGAATCCTATTAGAAAAACAATTACCGTAATTTCTAACGCGGAGACTCCAACAGTAGCGCTAAAAATAAAAGGCTTAGTTGTTGAAAAATCTAGTGTTCTAGATAAAAAAAATAAAAGTGTGATGCAATAG